Proteins encoded within one genomic window of Anopheles gambiae chromosome 3, idAnoGambNW_F1_1, whole genome shotgun sequence:
- the LOC1279272 gene encoding uncharacterized protein LOC1279272 isoform X1: MSDRTKKAEKRGKTDRTEHKPLLTSLVAAYILSIVATFTALGVVLAACENCKNQVGQMGQLLYKRLHSDEADLLAKMVRIRSRTPLCRSLLR; the protein is encoded by the exons ATGAGCGATAGAACAAAGAAAGCCGAAAAAAGGGGTAAGACAGATAGAACAGAACATAAACCTCTACTCACGTCTTTGGTTGCAGCATACATCCTCAGCATCGTGGCCACCTTTACCGCGCTCGGTGTTGTTCTGGCGGCGTGTGAAAACTGCAAGAACCAG GTTGGCCAGATGGGACAGTTGCTGTACAAACGGCTGCACAGTGATGAGGCAGATTTGCTTGCAAAAATGGTTCGTATTCGGTCCCGTACGCCCTTGTGTCGGTCATTGTTACGGTGA
- the LOC1279272 gene encoding putative gustatory receptor 2a isoform X2, protein MGQLLYKRLHSDEADLLAKMLENFSLLLQHTPMSFSLGGFFDMDFVLLKEIAAAITTYMVIFIQFMPKEDTPTDATTASNSTLANSTATATPE, encoded by the exons ATGGGACAGTTGCTGTACAAACGGCTGCACAGTGATGAGGCAGATTTGCTTGCAAAAATG tTAGAAAACTTTTCGCTCCTGCTTCAACACACTCCAATGTCCTTTTCACTCGGTGGTTTCTTCGATATGGATTTTGTGCTGCTGAAGGAG ATCGCAGCCGCTATTACAACGTACATGGTAATTTTCATACAATTCATGCCCAAGGAGGATACGCCAACAGACGCAACCACTGCAAGCAACTCAACTCTTGCTAATAGTACAGCTACTGCGACGCCTGAATGA
- the LOC1279273 gene encoding uncharacterized protein LOC1279273, with protein MECFSKVIVLYQILALQWFSPKRHRTFDCESLFFITLNFCIITGLFCWIYQHQSLVIYSDNALGYVVDFFKFLLMVFTYYSLFLESGYQRGVLYKVWDELERLHNIFPSAKWALLPQAHLRTVALFVVYMSWWELTYAYWITKSARSSNFTILFWVLFLLLHLRQLQILLYTNVLGFCLKAINSELAWTIELSNGASRYGGRRSDGQICGYLRKLMEGFARVERLLELLNQAFGYSLAIIKLINNIYILTDTYWIVHGFMSGKVFDSVCK; from the coding sequence ATGGAATGTTTCTCCAAAGTGATCGTGCTCTACCAAATTCTGGCACTGCAATGGTTCAGTCCTAAGCGGCACCGAACCTTCGACTGTGAATCGCTGTTTTTCATTACGCTAAACTTTTGCATTATTACGGGGCTCTTCTGTTGGATCTATCAGCACCAATCGTTGGTGATTTATTCCGACAACGCGCTAGGATATGTGGtagattttttcaaatttctgCTCATGGTTTTTACCTACTACTCACTTTTTCTCGAGAGTGGCTACCAGCGCGGCGTGCTGTATAAAGTTTGGGACGAGCTGGAACGACTGCACAACATTTTCCCGAGCGCGAAGTGGGCTCTACTGCCCCAGGCACACCTGCGTACGGTTGCACTGTTTGTCGTGTATATGTCATGGTGGGAGCTTACGTATGCGTACTGGATAACAAAGTCAGCTCGCAGTTCCAACTTTACCATCTTGTTCTGGGTGCTGTTTCTGTTGCTACATCTGCGACAGCTACAAATCCTGCTCTATACCAATGTGTTGGGCTTTTGTCTGAAGGCAATAAACAGTGAGCTAGCATGGACGATCGAGCTAAGCAATGGGGCCAGCCGGTACGGGGGTCGTCGAAGTGATGGACAAATTTGTGGCTATTTGCGCAAGCTAATGGAAGGATTTGCACGAGTCGAGCGGTTGCTCGAGTTACTTAACCAAGCGTTCGGCTACTCATTGGCCATTATAAAGCTGATCAATAACATCTACATACTAACGGACACGTACTGGATTGTTCATGGGTTTATGAGCGGCAAAGTGTTTGACTCAGTGTGTAAGTAG